One window of Meiothermus sp. CFH 77666 genomic DNA carries:
- a CDS encoding TolC family protein, with protein MKRLFPTIATLLALAPPVLAQGSLELADALRALPSTLDWKSADLNYESAVRQLEAAQAALGFKLSGGADYTLRESGSNLSLSSTASMGVLPWSTSADAVRSAERALERATLTRRDARNTLYLALHNQYYGLRQAQTDLTIAQASLALRERQLQIVTAQNQAGTATLSDLLTAQQNLDTARSGLVSAQGALELARLTLASTLGLGPQQLGNPTTPPEEPSLPGEGLEALLQRALTNRSDVLRTLSQLRDAEENLASAERDRLIPNAALSAGYSSGGSNATSVSAGLNFKSGVASLSGAVPLVQGSSGAIQPQGWSVGLSLSVPIFDPVSDSRIRTAQTALQAARQALETTRKAAELDVRQKYQNLQTAKAAIAAARAGLNAANQSLRTAQARLQAGTGTGVDVQAAQLGQLQAQRNLEAALTQAQLAALALQNALGQDLTATLGGSP; from the coding sequence GTGAAGAGACTCTTTCCCACCATCGCCACCTTGCTCGCCCTGGCACCTCCGGTTCTGGCCCAGGGCTCCCTGGAACTGGCCGATGCCCTACGAGCCCTGCCCAGTACCCTGGACTGGAAAAGCGCCGACCTGAACTACGAAAGCGCGGTGCGGCAGTTGGAAGCCGCCCAAGCTGCCCTGGGCTTCAAGTTATCGGGCGGGGCCGACTACACCCTGCGCGAGAGCGGCAGCAACCTGAGCCTTTCCAGCACGGCCAGCATGGGGGTGCTGCCCTGGTCTACGAGCGCCGACGCCGTGCGTAGCGCCGAGCGGGCGCTGGAGCGGGCCACCCTGACCCGCCGCGATGCCCGCAACACCCTCTACCTCGCCCTGCACAACCAGTACTATGGCCTGCGCCAGGCCCAAACCGACCTGACCATCGCCCAGGCCAGCCTGGCCCTGCGCGAACGCCAGTTGCAGATTGTCACCGCCCAGAACCAGGCCGGTACCGCCACCCTGAGCGATCTGCTCACCGCCCAGCAGAACCTGGACACCGCCCGCTCGGGGCTGGTGAGCGCCCAGGGCGCCCTCGAGCTGGCCCGCCTGACCCTGGCCAGCACCCTGGGCCTGGGCCCCCAGCAGCTCGGCAACCCCACTACCCCGCCCGAGGAACCCAGCCTGCCCGGCGAGGGCCTGGAAGCCTTGCTGCAAAGGGCGCTGACAAACCGCTCGGATGTGCTGCGAACCCTGTCCCAACTGCGTGATGCAGAAGAAAACCTGGCCAGCGCAGAGCGCGACCGGCTGATTCCCAACGCCGCCCTGAGCGCGGGCTACAGCAGCGGGGGCAGCAACGCCACCTCGGTCTCGGCGGGCCTGAACTTCAAGAGCGGGGTGGCCTCGCTCTCGGGGGCGGTGCCGCTGGTGCAGGGCAGCAGCGGGGCCATTCAGCCCCAGGGCTGGAGCGTGGGGCTCTCGCTCAGCGTGCCCATTTTCGACCCCGTGAGCGACAGCCGCATCCGCACGGCCCAGACCGCGCTGCAAGCCGCCCGCCAGGCGCTGGAAACCACCCGCAAGGCCGCCGAGCTGGACGTGCGGCAAAAGTACCAGAACCTCCAGACCGCCAAAGCGGCCATCGCCGCAGCCCGGGCCGGTCTGAATGCGGCCAACCAGAGCCTGCGCACCGCCCAGGCCCGGCTGCAAGCGGGCACCGGTACCGGCGTGGATGTGCAGGCCGCCCAGCTTGGCCAGCTCCAGGCCCAGCGCAACCTCGAGGCCGCCCTGACCCAGGCCCAACTGGCCGCCCTGGCCCTGCAAAACGCCCTTGGCCAAGATCTTACCGCCACCCTCGGAGGGAGTCCATGA
- a CDS encoding C1 family peptidase → MNTFKWLIVAGILVGLLVACTSGGSKPDPNLFSEGNAWKEGLPADAQVVSPQEFQKGIASGELVLTSTASVAAAKQARETQYQSDKAFLASNPSPDPNTAALLAEAAGSPSFEGDRPVSGPGGEPVVLFGLGTQLHNAAETQQRAQSLDNALADYGLSYSLLPDDLKPQAPTPGSLQGKSLAEVKAALQQLNDLLGSKPASLRTARLEPGGGIRPQAINPGNGTDNNGPCTPSNLVKRFWFPLKNFISPVKNQAKRGTCWAFTAIGALESRERVQNNNPVDLSEQFLVNKVKQDWDSSDYTDGYWSEKALETAVDKGQSFPSEGAWTYNQASSRPSVKDGDSSSYANSCNGYTGTCSDTAHESRRVCTTFIFTFCSYAKVTFGGPGVASSRTIQVWKNGETFKLNLLRNYLSQGYVLLASFPVYKGFMDDVKNDGVVSNYAKTRLDDKGKEVSGSYGGHAVQIVGFLSNEDMTQFGQTPNIGGGGYFIIKNSWGCGAGDGGFYYVPADYVSGLFNSLSVLNFDGRRSQAWQQEQAAPGGSEAPKITLKTNPATVQLRVETNLAQFFQITHPVAKSVNLTVTSSQDGNLYNGSWSTDPNSLFGPELKRTFATQGSRTLTLLAKYGSSQATSSFVVNVINTPPTITLQYGGDANQGVAYPITALITDPNEPDVTKLCANTTWAVDAPDTLSASTGCQVQVTFGTTGFRQVRVSTTDSDGVTASQTATLNVLPPPVNPYPTVTDYGVYSREFTGSGQFRFCGSVKVAGGSTIILSDLGCTLRIGPAPTRYYGGITVENPSNETLTYDWKLYVSGPGFDKVLRADTASSSNVFDLYNVYNAGLGTDNCRVTVKVNAPDPSRSKGPFTVWSGRCTYYSFRLN, encoded by the coding sequence ATGAATACATTCAAGTGGCTGATTGTCGCAGGGATTCTGGTTGGCCTATTGGTGGCTTGTACGTCTGGCGGGAGCAAGCCGGATCCCAACCTGTTCAGCGAGGGCAACGCCTGGAAGGAGGGCCTCCCGGCGGATGCCCAGGTGGTGAGCCCCCAGGAGTTCCAGAAGGGCATCGCCTCGGGTGAGCTGGTGCTCACCAGCACCGCCTCGGTGGCCGCGGCCAAACAGGCCCGGGAAACCCAGTACCAGAGCGATAAGGCTTTCCTGGCCAGCAACCCCAGCCCAGATCCCAACACCGCCGCCCTGCTGGCCGAGGCCGCCGGCAGCCCTAGCTTTGAGGGCGACCGCCCGGTCAGCGGGCCGGGCGGGGAGCCGGTGGTGCTCTTTGGCCTGGGAACCCAGCTCCACAACGCTGCCGAGACCCAACAGCGCGCGCAGAGCCTGGACAATGCTCTGGCCGACTACGGCCTGAGCTACTCGCTCCTGCCCGACGACCTCAAGCCCCAAGCCCCCACCCCCGGTAGCCTCCAGGGGAAATCGCTGGCCGAGGTTAAGGCAGCCCTTCAACAGCTCAACGACCTGCTGGGGAGCAAGCCCGCCAGCCTGCGCACCGCCCGGCTCGAGCCCGGCGGCGGTATCCGCCCCCAGGCCATCAACCCCGGCAACGGCACCGACAACAACGGGCCCTGCACCCCCAGCAACCTGGTCAAGCGCTTCTGGTTCCCCCTCAAGAACTTCATCAGCCCGGTCAAAAACCAGGCCAAGCGCGGCACCTGCTGGGCCTTCACCGCGATCGGGGCCCTTGAGAGCCGCGAACGGGTGCAAAACAACAACCCCGTAGACCTTTCCGAGCAGTTTTTGGTCAACAAGGTCAAGCAGGACTGGGACTCCAGCGACTACACCGATGGCTACTGGTCGGAGAAGGCCCTCGAGACCGCGGTAGACAAGGGCCAGAGCTTCCCCTCGGAGGGGGCCTGGACCTACAACCAGGCCAGCTCCCGGCCCAGCGTCAAGGACGGCGATAGCAGCTCCTATGCCAACAGTTGCAACGGCTACACCGGCACCTGCTCGGACACCGCCCACGAGAGCCGCCGGGTCTGCACCACCTTCATCTTCACCTTCTGCAGCTACGCCAAGGTGACCTTTGGCGGGCCGGGGGTGGCCTCGAGCCGCACCATCCAGGTCTGGAAAAACGGCGAAACCTTCAAGCTCAACCTCTTGCGCAACTACCTCTCGCAGGGCTACGTGCTGCTGGCCTCGTTCCCGGTGTACAAGGGCTTCATGGACGACGTGAAAAACGACGGGGTGGTCAGCAACTACGCCAAAACCAGGCTCGATGACAAGGGCAAAGAGGTCAGCGGCTCCTATGGCGGTCACGCGGTGCAGATCGTGGGGTTCCTCTCCAACGAGGACATGACCCAGTTCGGCCAAACCCCCAACATTGGCGGGGGCGGATACTTCATCATCAAGAACTCCTGGGGCTGCGGCGCGGGCGACGGTGGGTTTTACTATGTTCCTGCGGATTACGTGAGCGGCCTCTTCAACTCCTTGAGCGTGCTGAACTTTGATGGCCGCCGCAGCCAGGCCTGGCAACAGGAACAGGCCGCGCCGGGCGGCTCGGAGGCGCCCAAGATTACCCTCAAGACCAACCCCGCTACCGTGCAGCTACGGGTCGAGACCAACCTGGCCCAGTTCTTCCAAATCACCCACCCCGTGGCCAAAAGCGTCAACCTGACCGTGACCTCGAGCCAGGACGGCAACCTTTACAACGGGAGCTGGAGTACCGATCCCAACAGCCTGTTTGGTCCCGAGCTGAAGCGCACCTTCGCCACCCAAGGCAGCCGCACCCTGACCCTCCTGGCCAAATACGGCAGCAGCCAGGCCACTTCGAGCTTTGTCGTCAACGTGATCAACACCCCGCCCACCATCACCCTGCAATACGGCGGGGATGCCAACCAGGGCGTGGCGTATCCCATCACCGCTCTGATCACCGACCCCAACGAGCCCGACGTCACCAAGCTCTGCGCCAACACCACTTGGGCAGTGGACGCGCCCGACACGCTTTCGGCCTCGACGGGCTGCCAGGTTCAGGTCACGTTCGGCACGACGGGCTTTAGGCAGGTGCGGGTGAGCACCACCGACAGTGACGGGGTCACCGCCTCGCAGACCGCGACCCTGAACGTACTGCCCCCGCCCGTAAACCCTTACCCAACGGTTACCGATTACGGGGTGTACTCGAGGGAGTTCACCGGCAGCGGACAGTTCCGCTTTTGCGGGAGCGTGAAGGTTGCAGGGGGCAGCACCATCATCCTGAGCGATCTCGGTTGCACCCTGCGCATCGGGCCTGCTCCTACCCGCTACTACGGCGGTATAACCGTGGAAAACCCCAGCAACGAGACCCTGACCTACGACTGGAAGCTCTATGTCAGTGGCCCAGGATTTGACAAAGTCCTTCGCGCCGATACGGCCTCGAGCAGCAACGTCTTTGACCTCTACAACGTCTACAACGCGGGGCTTGGCACCGACAACTGCCGGGTCACCGTAAAGGTCAATGCGCCCGACCCCAGCCGTAGCAAGGGCCCCTTCACGGTCTGGAGCGGCCGGTGCACCTACTATTCGTTCCGGCTCAATTAG